Proteins from a genomic interval of Aureimonas sp. AU20:
- a CDS encoding uroporphyrinogen-III synthase, whose protein sequence is MREREDGARTLARLKEAGLDAALLPLSEIVPLRPAPPPRPFRALVATSRHAVPWLARHFSGTDCPVLAVGEATAGHLRQAGFADIIEGQGRAGDLVALAKALAEGEGAAFLYAAGRVRLPELEAGFAAAGLSLQMVEVYDTRPRAPSEGELARLTLGGPFGGVLLLSRGQARAAERLVREAPDLLSRDASFFCLSEAIALELSPQFGKNAVWAARPTLASLIEAIHRGHERPGR, encoded by the coding sequence GTGCGCGAGCGCGAGGACGGCGCGCGCACGCTGGCGCGCCTGAAGGAGGCCGGGCTCGACGCCGCGCTCCTGCCGCTGTCCGAGATCGTGCCGCTCCGCCCCGCCCCGCCGCCCCGCCCGTTTCGCGCGCTGGTCGCCACGAGCCGCCATGCCGTGCCCTGGCTCGCGCGGCATTTCTCGGGAACCGACTGCCCCGTGCTGGCCGTGGGCGAGGCGACGGCCGGGCATCTTCGGCAGGCCGGCTTTGCCGACATCATCGAGGGCCAGGGGCGGGCGGGGGATCTTGTGGCGCTCGCCAAGGCCCTGGCGGAGGGCGAGGGGGCCGCGTTTCTCTATGCCGCCGGCCGGGTGCGCCTGCCCGAGCTCGAAGCCGGCTTCGCGGCGGCGGGGCTCTCGCTTCAAATGGTGGAGGTCTACGACACGCGGCCTCGCGCGCCCAGCGAGGGGGAGTTGGCAAGGCTTACGCTCGGCGGCCCGTTCGGGGGCGTGCTGCTCCTGTCGAGGGGGCAGGCGCGGGCGGCGGAGCGCCTCGTTCGCGAGGCGCCCGACCTTCTGTCGCGGGATGCCAGCTTCTTCTGTTTGTCGGAGGCGATCGCACTGGAACTTTCGCCGCAGTTTGGAAAGAATGCAGTCTGGGCCGCGCGTCCCACGCTGGCGTCGCTGATCGAGGCGATCCATCGGGGGCACGAGCGGCCCGGTCGATAA
- a CDS encoding glutamine amidotransferase yields the protein MADHLPSFRPESALEGGADAAPESGSRSQAAAPLKRFTLRDPGEARPVLVVLHQETSTPGRIGQILEAAGVPLDIRRPVLGESLPRTLDAHRGAVVFGGPPSANDQEPHLRQEIDWLDVPLREDRPFLGICLGAQMLAKHLGATVAPNPDGLVEVGYYPMQATSAGRALMPGWPGMVYQWHREGFTLPHGATLLAEGGDAFPNQAMRYGDKAYGVQFHAELTLAMLHRWTTHGHSRLSLPGAQARREHFTGRAIHDAPVKRWLEQFLALIFGRETSGDTLAEPPRG from the coding sequence ATGGCTGATCATCTTCCCTCCTTTCGGCCGGAATCCGCCCTTGAGGGCGGCGCCGACGCCGCGCCCGAGAGCGGTTCGAGGTCGCAGGCCGCAGCCCCTCTGAAGCGCTTCACGCTGCGCGATCCCGGCGAGGCGAGGCCGGTTCTGGTGGTCCTGCATCAGGAAACCTCGACGCCCGGCCGCATCGGGCAGATCCTGGAAGCGGCCGGCGTTCCGCTCGACATCCGCCGCCCGGTCCTGGGCGAATCGCTGCCCCGGACGCTGGACGCGCATCGCGGCGCCGTGGTCTTCGGCGGGCCGCCGAGCGCCAACGACCAGGAGCCGCATCTGCGCCAGGAGATCGACTGGCTCGACGTGCCGCTGCGCGAGGACCGTCCCTTTCTCGGCATCTGCCTCGGCGCGCAGATGCTGGCCAAGCATCTCGGCGCGACCGTCGCGCCGAACCCGGACGGGCTGGTGGAGGTCGGCTACTATCCCATGCAGGCGACGTCGGCGGGGCGCGCGCTCATGCCGGGCTGGCCCGGCATGGTCTATCAATGGCACCGCGAGGGCTTCACCCTGCCCCACGGCGCGACGCTGCTGGCGGAGGGCGGCGACGCCTTTCCCAACCAGGCCATGCGCTATGGCGATAAGGCGTATGGCGTGCAGTTCCATGCCGAGTTGACGCTCGCCATGCTGCATCGCTGGACCACGCACGGCCATTCCCGCCTGTCGCTGCCCGGCGCGCAGGCCCGGCGAGAGCACTTCACCGGCCGCGCCATCCACGACGCGCCGGTCAAGCGCTGGCTGGAGCAATTCCTCGCACTGATCTTCGGCCGCGAGACGAGCGGCGACACGCTGGCCGAGCCGCCGCGCGGCTAG
- the sthA gene encoding Si-specific NAD(P)(+) transhydrogenase, translating to MSTYDLIVIGSGPSGRRAAVQAAKLGRSVLVVERNRRVGGVSVHTGTIPSKTMRETVLNLSGWRERGFYGRAYRVKQDISAADIRARMEKTLEHEVDVLDHQFARNGVKVMRGEASFRSAHELVIRSEGEDERVVSAHFILIAVGTKPFRPDYVPFNGTNVFDSDEIVAVPKLPRSMTVIGAGVIGVEYATIFSALEVQVTLVEPRATFLDFVDKELMEDFVHDLRDRNVSLRLGAEVTKIEFDGAGRPVCRIATGRDVTSDMLLFAAGRMGATDDLNLAAAGLEVDRRGRIAVNEKTLQTAVPHIYAAGDVIGFPSLASTSMEQGRLAACHAFGLEPPPAPEFFPYGIYSVPEISTVGMSEEEVRKRGIPYECGIARFRETSRGHIMGLDRGMMKMIFSKKTRRLLGVHIVGEGATELIHIGQAVLNLKGTIDYFMDNTFNYPTLAEAYKIASLDAWNRAFAPGPGVAAHAVSEAEAHERQEEHEAQELGEAVH from the coding sequence ATGTCGACCTACGACCTCATCGTGATCGGAAGCGGCCCTTCGGGTCGCCGGGCGGCCGTGCAGGCGGCCAAGCTCGGGCGCTCCGTGCTCGTGGTGGAGCGCAACCGCCGGGTCGGCGGCGTGTCCGTCCACACCGGCACCATCCCGTCCAAGACCATGCGCGAGACCGTGCTCAATCTTTCGGGCTGGCGCGAGCGCGGCTTTTACGGTCGGGCCTACCGGGTGAAGCAGGACATTTCCGCCGCCGACATCCGCGCGCGCATGGAGAAGACGCTGGAGCACGAGGTCGACGTACTCGACCACCAGTTCGCCCGCAACGGCGTGAAGGTCATGCGCGGCGAAGCGTCGTTTCGCTCGGCGCACGAACTGGTGATCCGCAGCGAGGGCGAGGACGAGCGTGTCGTCTCCGCCCATTTCATTCTGATTGCGGTCGGCACCAAGCCCTTCCGGCCGGACTACGTGCCCTTCAACGGCACCAATGTCTTCGATTCCGACGAGATCGTCGCGGTGCCCAAGCTGCCGCGCTCCATGACGGTGATCGGCGCCGGCGTCATCGGCGTCGAATATGCCACGATCTTCTCCGCGCTAGAGGTGCAGGTGACGCTGGTCGAGCCGCGCGCCACCTTCCTCGACTTCGTCGATAAGGAGCTGATGGAGGATTTCGTCCACGACCTGCGCGACCGCAACGTGTCGCTGCGCCTGGGCGCCGAGGTGACGAAGATCGAGTTCGACGGCGCCGGACGCCCGGTCTGCCGCATCGCCACGGGCCGCGACGTGACGAGCGACATGCTGCTCTTCGCCGCCGGCCGCATGGGCGCGACGGACGATCTGAACCTGGCCGCGGCCGGGCTGGAGGTGGACCGGCGTGGGCGCATCGCGGTGAACGAGAAGACGCTGCAGACCGCCGTGCCGCATATCTACGCCGCCGGCGACGTGATCGGCTTTCCCTCGCTCGCCTCGACCTCGATGGAGCAGGGGCGTCTGGCCGCCTGCCACGCCTTCGGCCTGGAGCCGCCCCCGGCGCCCGAGTTCTTTCCCTATGGCATCTATTCCGTGCCGGAAATCTCGACGGTCGGCATGAGCGAGGAAGAGGTGCGCAAGCGCGGCATTCCCTACGAATGCGGCATCGCGCGCTTCCGCGAAACCTCGCGCGGCCACATCATGGGCCTCGACCGGGGCATGATGAAGATGATCTTCTCCAAGAAGACGCGCCGGCTGCTCGGCGTCCACATCGTGGGCGAGGGCGCGACCGAGCTGATCCATATCGGTCAGGCCGTCCTCAACCTGAAGGGGACGATCGACTATTTCATGGACAACACGTTCAACTACCCGACCCTCGCCGAGGCCTACAAGATCGCTTCGCTCGACGCCTGGAACCGCGCCTTCGCGCCCGGCCCCGGCGTCGCCGCCCATGCGGTGAGCGAGGCGGAGGCGCATGAGCGCCAGGAGGAGCACGAGGCGCAGGAACTCGGCGAGGCCGTCCACTGA
- a CDS encoding tellurite resistance TerB family protein → MLDAFKDFLRSLSGEPIGRGGNEDDPLVAAAALLFHVAEADGTLSEVEGAKLRDLLTREYGLDPWRAEQVRRAGREADAEAVDLFRFTNVLMRHWSAEERVRFVELLWEVVFADGEVHELEDNTIWRVAELLGVSGRERMLAKREAQTRVQTQEHG, encoded by the coding sequence ATGCTCGACGCCTTCAAGGACTTCCTGCGCTCTCTCTCGGGCGAGCCGATCGGCCGGGGCGGCAACGAGGACGACCCGCTGGTCGCGGCGGCGGCGCTCCTGTTTCACGTGGCCGAGGCGGACGGGACCTTGAGCGAGGTGGAAGGCGCCAAGCTGCGCGATCTCCTGACCCGCGAATATGGGCTCGACCCCTGGCGCGCCGAGCAGGTGCGCCGCGCCGGGCGCGAGGCCGATGCCGAGGCGGTGGACCTCTTCCGCTTCACCAATGTCCTCATGCGCCATTGGAGCGCGGAGGAGCGCGTGCGCTTCGTGGAGCTTCTCTGGGAGGTCGTCTTCGCCGATGGCGAGGTGCACGAGTTGGAGGACAACACGATCTGGCGCGTCGCCGAGCTTCTCGGCGTGTCCGGGCGCGAGCGGATGCTCGCCAAGCGCGAGGCGCAGACAAGAGTGCAGACGCAAGAGCATGGCTGA
- the ybaK gene encoding Cys-tRNA(Pro) deacylase — protein MSKSTPATLALTRAGVAFALVTYDYDPDAERVGLQAAEAIGAPPSQVFKTLMAELDGKPVCVIVPSDEEVNMKKLASALGGKAAHMMKPTEAERLTGYKVGGISPLGQRKPVPTILDELAVLHDEIYLNGGQRGLQIRLRPADLMAALGCAMADLVR, from the coding sequence ATGTCCAAGAGCACCCCGGCCACTTTGGCCCTGACCCGAGCGGGCGTCGCCTTCGCCCTCGTGACCTATGACTACGACCCCGATGCCGAACGGGTGGGGCTGCAGGCCGCCGAGGCCATCGGCGCGCCGCCCTCGCAGGTGTTCAAGACGTTGATGGCGGAGCTCGACGGCAAGCCGGTCTGCGTCATCGTGCCCTCCGACGAGGAGGTGAACATGAAGAAGCTCGCGTCGGCTTTGGGCGGCAAGGCGGCGCATATGATGAAGCCGACCGAGGCCGAGCGCCTGACCGGCTACAAGGTCGGCGGCATCAGCCCTCTGGGTCAGCGCAAGCCCGTTCCGACCATTCTCGACGAGTTGGCGGTGCTCCATGACGAGATCTATCTGAACGGCGGCCAGCGCGGCCTCCAGATCCGCCTCCGCCCCGCCGACCTGATGGCGGCGCTGGGCTGCGCGATGGCCGATCTGGTCCGCTGA
- a CDS encoding CitMHS family transporter, whose protein sequence is MLTLLAYAMIAVFMTAVMSNRLSALIALILIPMLFALIGGFGPEIPTMVVDGLRRIAPTAALLLFAILYFGLMIDVGLFDPLVRLVVRICHGDPLRVIVGSALLAMVVSLDGDGSTTFLICVTAMMPLHRSLGINPLILPAVTILPNAIINIAPWGGPTARVMASLHLEPSQVFVPLIPAIVLACCGAVMIAFYFGLKERRRLAGAGGMAVSDEQTPMSQILAARRAVVSRPLWLQLFNLGLTAALLVLLVADILPLALVFMIAFAIGITVNFPRIRDQRERIEAHAGSALSVVAVIFGAGVFTGILQGTGMTDALAKSVIYLIPESAGTYIPLITAVVSGPFTFFLSNDAFYFGVVPVLAEAARAYGIPADVIARASLVGQPMHMLSPLVPALYVLTNLSEVETGSLQRFALPFAALLAGFMLVGAVLTGAVPLG, encoded by the coding sequence ATGTTGACCCTTCTCGCCTATGCGATGATCGCGGTGTTCATGACCGCGGTCATGAGCAATCGCCTGTCCGCGCTGATCGCGCTCATTCTCATTCCCATGCTCTTCGCCCTGATCGGCGGTTTCGGGCCGGAGATTCCGACCATGGTGGTGGACGGGCTGCGCCGCATCGCGCCGACCGCCGCGCTCCTGCTCTTCGCCATTCTCTATTTCGGGCTGATGATCGATGTCGGCCTGTTCGATCCGCTGGTGCGGCTCGTGGTGCGCATCTGCCACGGCGATCCGCTCCGGGTCATTGTCGGCTCGGCGCTGCTCGCCATGGTGGTTTCGCTCGATGGCGACGGCTCCACCACGTTCCTGATCTGCGTCACCGCCATGATGCCGCTGCATCGCAGTCTCGGCATCAATCCGCTGATCCTGCCGGCGGTGACGATCCTGCCCAACGCGATCATCAACATCGCCCCCTGGGGCGGGCCGACGGCGCGCGTCATGGCCTCGCTGCATCTGGAGCCGAGCCAGGTCTTCGTGCCGCTGATCCCGGCCATCGTGCTCGCCTGCTGCGGCGCGGTGATGATCGCCTTCTATTTCGGCCTCAAGGAGCGCCGCCGCCTCGCCGGGGCCGGCGGCATGGCGGTCTCGGACGAGCAGACGCCGATGAGCCAGATTCTTGCCGCGCGCCGCGCCGTGGTGAGCCGACCGCTCTGGCTCCAGCTCTTCAACCTGGGGCTGACCGCCGCGCTTCTCGTGCTTCTGGTGGCCGACATCCTGCCGCTGGCGCTGGTGTTCATGATCGCCTTCGCGATCGGCATCACCGTGAACTTCCCGCGCATCCGCGACCAGCGCGAGCGCATCGAGGCCCATGCCGGCAGCGCCCTGTCGGTGGTGGCCGTGATCTTCGGCGCCGGCGTCTTCACCGGCATCCTGCAGGGCACGGGCATGACCGACGCGCTCGCCAAGAGCGTGATCTATCTCATCCCCGAATCGGCGGGCACCTATATCCCGTTGATCACGGCGGTGGTGAGCGGGCCCTTCACCTTCTTCCTGTCGAACGATGCCTTCTATTTCGGCGTGGTTCCGGTTCTGGCGGAAGCGGCGCGGGCCTATGGCATTCCGGCCGACGTCATCGCCCGCGCCTCGCTGGTCGGCCAGCCCATGCACATGCTGAGCCCGCTCGTGCCGGCGCTCTACGTGCTGACCAACCTTTCGGAGGTTGAGACCGGCTCCCTGCAGCGCTTCGCCCTGCCCTTCGCCGCCCTCCTCGCCGGCTTCATGCTGGTGGGCGCCGTGCTGACGGGCGCCGTGCCGCTCGGCTGA
- a CDS encoding NAD(P)H-dependent glycerol-3-phosphate dehydrogenase, which yields MSGGVCIIGGGAWGTALGAMRARGGEPVSLYARDAETVRSIAERHENPRYLPGITLPESLTATSDLGAALAGAEIALLVLPAQALRAASREMAPHLPPGTALVLCSKGIERDTGLFASAVVEAELPGHPVAVLSGPSFAADVAAGLPTAVTLAAGDTALADDLARRLAAPAFRIYAGDDVLGVEAGGSLKNVLAIAAGASAGLGLGASALAALVTRGFVELRRLGEALGARPDTLLGLSGLGDLVLTCSGAQSRNFAYGLALGRGEGTSGLKLAEGVFSAAIAARLARERGIEAPIIEAVATILDEGLPAAEAMRALLARPLKREFD from the coding sequence ATGAGCGGCGGCGTCTGCATCATTGGCGGCGGCGCCTGGGGCACCGCGCTCGGCGCCATGCGGGCGCGCGGCGGCGAGCCGGTCTCCCTTTATGCTCGCGACGCGGAGACCGTTCGCTCCATCGCCGAGCGTCACGAAAACCCGCGCTATCTCCCGGGTATCACCCTGCCCGAAAGCCTCACCGCCACGAGCGATCTCGGCGCGGCCCTGGCGGGGGCGGAGATCGCGCTTCTCGTTCTGCCGGCCCAGGCGCTGCGCGCTGCCAGCCGCGAAATGGCGCCGCATCTGCCGCCCGGCACGGCGCTGGTGCTCTGTTCCAAGGGCATCGAGCGCGACACCGGCCTTTTCGCCTCCGCCGTGGTGGAGGCCGAACTGCCGGGCCATCCCGTCGCCGTCCTGTCCGGCCCGAGCTTTGCGGCCGACGTCGCCGCCGGCCTGCCAACGGCGGTGACGCTCGCCGCTGGCGACACCGCGCTGGCGGACGATCTCGCCCGCCGCCTCGCCGCGCCGGCCTTCCGCATCTATGCCGGCGACGACGTGTTGGGCGTCGAAGCCGGCGGCTCCTTGAAGAACGTGCTCGCCATCGCCGCCGGCGCCAGCGCCGGGCTCGGGCTCGGCGCCTCGGCGCTGGCCGCCCTCGTCACGCGCGGCTTCGTGGAGCTGCGGCGGCTGGGCGAGGCGCTGGGTGCCCGGCCCGACACGCTGCTCGGCCTGTCCGGCCTCGGCGATCTCGTCCTCACCTGTTCGGGCGCGCAGTCGCGCAACTTCGCCTATGGGCTGGCGCTCGGCCGGGGCGAAGGCACGAGCGGGCTGAAGCTTGCCGAAGGCGTCTTCTCCGCCGCCATCGCCGCGCGCCTGGCGCGCGAGCGCGGCATCGAGGCGCCGATCATCGAAGCCGTCGCCACCATTCTGGACGAGGGCCTGCCGGCGGCCGAGGCGATGCGCGCCCTGCTCGCCCGGCCCTTGAAGCGCGAGTTCGACTGA
- the tsaD gene encoding tRNA (adenosine(37)-N6)-threonylcarbamoyltransferase complex transferase subunit TsaD produces the protein MPASASPPPSSLRPLVLGIETSCDETAASVVGRGADGRPVILSNVVLSQIEEHAAFGGVVPEIAARAHAESIGGVVEAGLSEAGVTLDRIDAVAATSGPGLVGGLIVGAMVGKSIAASRRLPFLAVNHLEGHALTPRLTDALPYPYLLLLVSGGHTQILLVSGLGRYERWGTTIDDALGEAFDKTAKLLELPHPGGPSVERMAAQGNAARFDLPRPLRGEKRLDFSFSGLKTAVRQLALAHAPLSEGDAADLCAGFQRAAAESVRDRVTLALQRFRTAYPDLAEPALAVAGGVAANGEIRAALEEVAARHGARVVSPPLKLCTDNAAMIAYAGLERLEAGLTDPLSAPVRPRWPLDETAAPLVGFGKRGAKA, from the coding sequence TTGCCCGCCTCCGCCTCGCCCCCGCCCTCGTCCCTTCGTCCGCTGGTTCTCGGCATCGAGACGAGCTGCGACGAGACGGCGGCGAGCGTCGTCGGGCGCGGGGCCGACGGGCGGCCGGTGATCCTGTCCAATGTCGTGCTCAGCCAGATCGAGGAGCACGCGGCCTTCGGCGGCGTGGTGCCGGAGATCGCCGCCCGCGCCCATGCCGAGAGCATCGGCGGCGTGGTGGAGGCCGGGCTTTCGGAGGCGGGCGTGACGCTGGACCGGATCGACGCCGTGGCCGCCACCAGCGGGCCGGGGCTCGTCGGCGGGCTGATCGTCGGCGCCATGGTCGGCAAGAGCATCGCCGCCTCGCGCCGCCTGCCCTTTCTGGCCGTGAACCATCTGGAGGGCCATGCGCTGACGCCCCGGCTCACCGACGCGCTTCCCTATCCCTATCTCCTGCTGCTCGTTTCCGGCGGCCACACGCAGATCCTTCTCGTCTCCGGCCTCGGGCGCTACGAGCGCTGGGGCACGACGATCGATGATGCGCTGGGCGAGGCCTTCGACAAGACCGCCAAGCTCTTGGAACTGCCCCATCCCGGCGGACCCAGCGTCGAACGCATGGCAGCACAGGGCAACGCCGCGCGCTTCGACCTGCCCCGGCCGCTGCGCGGCGAGAAGCGGCTCGACTTCTCCTTCTCCGGCCTCAAGACGGCGGTGCGCCAGCTGGCGCTGGCCCATGCGCCCTTGAGCGAGGGGGACGCGGCCGATCTCTGCGCCGGCTTCCAGCGCGCGGCGGCCGAGAGCGTGCGCGACCGCGTGACCCTCGCCCTGCAGCGCTTTCGCACCGCCTATCCCGACTTGGCCGAGCCCGCGCTGGCGGTGGCCGGCGGCGTCGCGGCCAATGGCGAGATCCGCGCCGCGCTGGAAGAGGTTGCCGCGCGCCATGGCGCGCGTGTCGTCTCGCCGCCGCTCAAGCTCTGCACCGACAACGCGGCGATGATCGCCTATGCCGGGCTGGAGCGGCTGGAAGCCGGGCTCACCGATCCGCTCTCCGCCCCCGTGCGGCCGCGCTGGCCGCTGGACGAGACGGCCGCGCCGCTGGTCGGCTTCGGCAAGCGGGGCGCCAAGGCATGA
- a CDS encoding heme biosynthesis protein HemY, translating to MLRILAFFLVVLAGGLGFAWLADHPGSVSILWQGQEVGTSFTVFVILQLALLVAAILLFWLVRGFFKAPDRVSRFFSGRRRDKGYRALSAGMIAAGAGDAVTARRLVKQAQKQLANRREPMVRFLDAQTALIEGDHAKARSLFETLEGDPETRLVGLRGLYLEAERLGDREAARGYAERAVRIAPHVPWAGGAVLDLKAAQGDYDGALAILEAQRDSRLVDKAESRRLRAVLLTGKAQELADSDPTGARNAAREAQKLAPDLVPAAVIAARAMVRLNEHRQAQKALEAGWKAQPHPELAALYIHLWPGDGVAERLKRARHLASLNPGHVESRLALARAALDAREFGTARVEAMAAAEDAPRESAYLLLADIEDAETGNDALVRQWMSRALHAPKDPSWSVDGAPAEGWRAVSPTTGRLDAYTWSVPHEGDPELVQRVGRMLRGMQPAPSNDPGRRVFIDARLPPEEQAAASAPATDLGKDELPRKDETPLERSPAA from the coding sequence ATGCTGCGTATCCTCGCATTCTTCCTCGTCGTACTCGCGGGTGGCCTGGGCTTCGCCTGGCTGGCCGACCATCCCGGATCGGTCTCGATCCTCTGGCAGGGCCAGGAGGTCGGCACGAGCTTCACGGTCTTCGTGATCCTGCAGCTCGCGCTTCTCGTCGCCGCGATCCTCCTGTTCTGGCTGGTGCGCGGCTTCTTCAAGGCGCCGGACCGGGTTTCCCGTTTCTTCTCCGGCCGTCGGCGGGACAAGGGCTACCGCGCCCTGTCGGCCGGCATGATCGCGGCCGGGGCGGGCGATGCCGTCACCGCGCGCCGCCTCGTCAAGCAGGCGCAGAAGCAGCTCGCCAACCGGCGCGAGCCGATGGTGCGCTTCCTCGACGCGCAGACCGCCTTGATCGAGGGCGACCACGCCAAGGCGCGCTCGCTGTTCGAAACGCTGGAAGGCGATCCCGAAACCCGTCTCGTCGGCCTTCGCGGCCTTTATCTCGAAGCCGAGCGGCTGGGAGACCGGGAAGCGGCGCGCGGCTATGCCGAGCGGGCCGTCCGCATCGCGCCGCATGTGCCTTGGGCCGGCGGCGCCGTGCTCGACCTCAAGGCCGCGCAGGGCGACTATGACGGTGCGCTCGCCATCCTGGAAGCGCAGCGCGACTCGCGCCTTGTGGACAAGGCCGAGAGCCGCCGCCTGCGGGCCGTTCTGCTCACCGGCAAGGCACAGGAGCTCGCCGACAGCGATCCGACGGGCGCGCGCAACGCCGCGCGCGAGGCGCAGAAGCTGGCGCCCGATCTGGTGCCGGCAGCCGTGATCGCGGCGCGCGCCATGGTTCGCCTCAACGAGCACCGTCAGGCGCAGAAGGCGCTGGAGGCGGGCTGGAAGGCGCAGCCGCATCCCGAGCTCGCCGCGCTTTACATCCACCTGTGGCCCGGCGACGGCGTCGCCGAGCGGCTGAAGCGCGCGCGCCATCTGGCGAGCCTCAATCCCGGCCATGTCGAGTCGCGCCTGGCGCTGGCTCGCGCAGCGCTGGATGCGCGCGAGTTCGGCACGGCCCGGGTCGAGGCCATGGCCGCGGCCGAGGATGCGCCGCGCGAATCGGCCTATCTCCTGCTCGCCGACATCGAGGACGCCGAGACCGGCAACGACGCGCTGGTGCGCCAGTGGATGAGTCGCGCCCTTCATGCGCCGAAGGACCCGTCCTGGAGCGTCGACGGTGCCCCGGCCGAGGGCTGGCGTGCGGTTTCGCCCACCACGGGCCGGCTCGACGCCTATACGTGGTCGGTGCCCCACGAGGGCGACCCGGAACTGGTGCAGCGGGTCGGGCGCATGCTGCGCGGCATGCAGCCGGCGCCGAGCAACGACCCCGGCCGACGCGTCTTCATCGACGCCCGCCTGCCGCCGGAAGAACAGGCCGCCGCGTCCGCGCCGGCCACCGACCTCGGGAAAGACGAGCTTCCGCGCAAGGACGAGACGCCCCTGGAGCGCAGCCCCGCCGCCTGA
- the hemC gene encoding hydroxymethylbilane synthase: protein MTQPIRIGTRGSRLALAQAEEVRARLMAAHGLAEENFAITVISTSGDRIQDRALSEAGGKGLFTKEIEEALLDGRIDLAVHSSKDMATHVPDGLSLAAYLPREDVRDVFIGRRVRRIADLPQGARVGSASLRRQALLRRLRPDLELVIFRGNVQTRLAKLEAGEVEGTLLALAGLKRLGDERFAGEILDAESFPPAPGQGAICVETREGDGRVASLVAAIDHPDTHGVLSAERAFLAVLDGSCRTPIAAHGTLEGDLFRFHGMILTPDGSQMHETRVEGTRAEASRMAEDAALRLVAQAGAAFFEGWRR from the coding sequence ATGACCCAACCCATCCGCATCGGCACGCGCGGCAGCCGTCTGGCGCTGGCGCAGGCAGAAGAGGTGCGCGCGCGCCTGATGGCGGCCCATGGCTTGGCCGAGGAGAATTTCGCGATCACCGTGATCTCGACCTCGGGGGATCGCATCCAGGACCGCGCTCTGTCGGAGGCCGGCGGCAAGGGGCTCTTCACCAAGGAGATCGAGGAAGCGCTGTTGGATGGGCGGATCGATCTCGCCGTTCATTCCTCCAAGGACATGGCGACCCATGTGCCGGACGGGCTCTCGCTCGCCGCCTATCTCCCGCGCGAGGACGTGCGCGATGTCTTCATCGGCCGCCGGGTGCGGCGGATCGCCGACCTGCCCCAGGGCGCGCGGGTCGGCTCGGCCTCGCTCCGCCGACAGGCGCTCCTGCGCCGCCTCCGGCCCGATCTCGAACTCGTGATCTTTCGCGGCAACGTGCAGACGCGCCTCGCCAAGCTGGAAGCGGGCGAGGTGGAGGGCACGCTTCTGGCGCTGGCGGGCCTCAAGCGCCTGGGCGACGAGCGCTTCGCCGGCGAGATACTCGACGCCGAGAGTTTCCCCCCGGCACCGGGCCAAGGCGCGATCTGCGTCGAGACGCGGGAAGGGGACGGGCGCGTCGCCTCGCTGGTGGCGGCGATCGACCATCCCGACACCCATGGCGTGCTGAGCGCCGAGCGCGCCTTTCTCGCCGTGCTCGACGGCTCCTGCCGCACGCCGATCGCCGCCCATGGCACGCTGGAGGGCGACCTGTTTCGCTTTCACGGCATGATCCTGACCCCGGACGGGTCGCAGATGCACGAGACGCGGGTCGAGGGCACGCGAGCCGAGGCCAGCCGGATGGCGGAGGACGCGGCGCTGCGCCTCGTGGCGCAGGCGGGCGCGGCCTTCTTCGAGGGCTGGCGGCGCTGA